GACGGCCCGGTCGACGAGGGCACCGACGCGCACGTGACGGTGACCAGGGTCACCGACCCGTCGAGCGCCGACAGCGCCGCCGGGATCCGCTACGCCTACGACGTCGGCGACGACGGCACCTGGGAGTCCGGCGGCGACGGCAGGACCTACGCCACCGCGACGACGGCCACCAGCCTCACGGTCCCGACGACCGACGACGGCACCACGCCGGTCCGGGTCGCGATCATCGACAAGGACGGCGGCGTCACCACGCACGTCACCAACGTCGTCGCGACCGGCGTCGCGCCGACCGCGACCTTCGGCAACGACGGCCCGGTCGACGAGGGCAGCACCGCCACCGTGTCGCTGACCGCGCCCGCCGACCCGTCGAGCGCCGACACCACCGCCGGGTTCCACTACGCCTTCGACACCAACGACGACGGCACCTGGGACGTCGGCGACGGCACCTACGGCGGCTCGGGCAGCGAGGCGGCGCTGAGGATCCCGGAGACCGACTCCGGCAGGTTCTTCGTCCGCGCCGCGATCATCGACAAGGACGGCCTCACCACGACCTACCGCGGAGCGGTGACGGTCAACAACGTCGCGCCGGTCGCCACGGTTGCCGCGCCCGACAGCACGCCGCTGAACACCGACCTGTCGTTCACGGTCGGCGCGAGCGACGTCAGCCCCGACGACCAGGCCCGGTCCTTCACCTACCACGTCGACTGGGGCGACGGGACCGCGCCGCTGAGGCAGAACGGCCACGTCCCGATGATCGCGCTGCACCGCTACACGACGCCCGGGACCTACACGGTGACCGTCACCGCCGCCGACAAGGACGGCGCGGTCTCCGCGCCGGTGACGGTGAGCGTGACGATCCCGGCCCCGCCGCCGCCGGCCACCACGACGACGACGGACACGACGACCACCACCACGACGACGACCACCACGCCGCCCGCGCCGGTCACGGGCGCCGGTGCCGTGACGCCGCTGCTGGCGAAGGTCCAGAGCCTCACGGTCAGCCCGCGCTGCGTGGCCGCCGCCGCGGCGACGTCGCGAGCGGTGAGGATCCGCTACCGGCTGAGCACCGCCGCGACGGTCCGGGTCACGCTGCAGCGCAGCACCGGCTCGCACGCGGTCGCCAGGTGCCCGCCGCTGCGCGGCAGCCAGCAGGACGACGGCAGGTACAAGCCCGGCGAGTACGCGCCGGTCAGCGTCAGGCAGACCACCGGCACGGCCGGCGCGGGCGGCACGTCGCTGACGATCGCCAAGGCCGCCAAGGGCGGCGCCGTCGCCTCGGTCGCGACCGTCCGGCCCCAGGCGCTGATCGCCAAGGGCGGCAGGCTTGCGCCCGGGACCTACCTGCTGACCGTCACGACGCTCAGCGCCGACGGCAGGGTCCAGGACACCGCGCGCGTCAAGTTCTGGGTGTTGAAGGCGAAGACCAAGGCCACCAAGAAGAAGGCCAAGGCCTAGGCCTCAGTCCTTCCTGGCGCGGCAGACCGTCCGGCCGTCGGACGCGCGCCTGAAGCAGACCGGCGGCTTGGGCACGCGGCACGTGCTCCTGCCGCCGGACTCGAAGCAGACCTTCGCGCCCGCGCGGCGGAGTGCTAGGCGGCGGGCGACGGCGCGCCGCCGCGCCGCGATGCGGGCGTTGAGGTAGCGCACGTGACGGCGCTTGGCGACCGCCGCGAGGTGGGCGTCGCGGTGCTTCCTGCCGGCGTCGGTCAGCGTCCCGGCGGCCGTCCGGCCCTGCTCGGCCAAGGCGTACAACGTGGTGAAGCCCAGTAGGTACAGCCGCTGGCCGTCGGAGACGACGGGGTTGAACGCGCCGCGCCCGATCGACCACACCAACTTGCCGGTCGCCGCGCCGACGGCGCCGGTCGAGTGCTTGCTCAGGTTGGAGTAGAACACCAGGTCGCCGATGACGACCGGCGCGCCGCTGATCTTGCCGCCCGACCTGTGCGTCCACTTGACGTTGCCGGTCCGGGCGTCGAAGGCGTACAGCTTGCCGTCGTAGGACCCGGCGTAGACGGTCCCGCCGCGGACCGGCGAGATCGCGGGGGAGGAGTAGACGTAGCCGCCGGTCTTGTGGCGCCACGCCAGCGCCCCGTTCCTGGTGGAGAACGAGTAGACGAAGCCGTCGGTGTTGCCGATGTAGACGCGGCCGTAGGCGATCGCGGGCGTCGCGTAGAAGTTGCCCGACTTCAGGCCGAACGCGCCGCCGGACGTCCCGGTCTTCCACAGCCGCTTGCCGTCGGCGCGGCGGATCGCGGTGACCGAGCCGTCGTAGTCGCCGAAGATCAGCCGGCCGTCGCCGTCGAGGGCGATCCCGCCCTTGACCGCGCCGCCGGACTTGTAGGTCCAGACGATGTTGCCGTTGGCGGCATCGAGCGAGTAGACGGTCCCGTCCTCGCTGCCGAAGTACACGCGGCCGGAGTCCAGCAGCGGCGAGGACTCGGCGCGCGACGGCAGCTTGCGCGACCAGCGCGTCCGGCCGCTCCCCGCGGCGACCGCCGCGACGCGGCCGGCCTTGATGCCCTTGCCGCGCGCCAGCAGGACGACGTAGACCGTCGAGTCCTTGACCGAGCACGCGGGCGACGACGCGGCGAGGTAGCCGAGCTT
The sequence above is a segment of the Conexibacter woesei Iso977N genome. Coding sequences within it:
- a CDS encoding PQQ-binding-like beta-propeller repeat protein, which produces MPRPSGGRRRRLVWIVPAVVALVLAAVAVKVLTGGQGDVSNKNVEFDTAPPVAPAPTAAEPKTTTSNAKDPFADGFEWPMYGYTANRARYLPLTRDLRPPFNVRWKLTGSILLEFPPVICGKSVFLLKNNGALYALSRRTGRVRWKAKLGYLAASSPACSVKDSTVYVVLLARGKGIKAGRVAAVAAGSGRTRWSRKLPSRAESSPLLDSGRVYFGSEDGTVYSLDAANGNIVWTYKSGGAVKGGIALDGDGRLIFGDYDGSVTAIRRADGKRLWKTGTSGGAFGLKSGNFYATPAIAYGRVYIGNTDGFVYSFSTRNGALAWRHKTGGYVYSSPAISPVRGGTVYAGSYDGKLYAFDARTGNVKWTHRSGGKISGAPVVIGDLVFYSNLSKHSTGAVGAATGKLVWSIGRGAFNPVVSDGQRLYLLGFTTLYALAEQGRTAAGTLTDAGRKHRDAHLAAVAKRRHVRYLNARIAARRRAVARRLALRRAGAKVCFESGGRSTCRVPKPPVCFRRASDGRTVCRARKD